From Shewanella psychrophila, a single genomic window includes:
- a CDS encoding diguanylate cyclase gives MAEKATILLVDDTRTNIQLLVGCLKHQYRLKIAMNGQRCLELAQNPPFPDLILLDVIMPEMDGYEVCRQLKDNPNTKNIPIIFVTGRNSDEDEEFGLQLGAVDYIAKPIRPAIVTARVSTQIKLKYQSDALRNMAMHDQLTQLYNRHFLIESAANKLAHVDRHGNELSLLMIDIDFFKHINDQFGHHAGDQVLKAIAEILKEGNRREDVVARFGGEEFVVLLEHCSLNSAIEKAELLRAKIEALAPMGIEVTASFGVAELMKQEQTFVELLSRADAAVYQAKELGRNRVVAAENVYVEPHLDKKIV, from the coding sequence ATGGCTGAAAAGGCAACGATTCTACTGGTCGATGATACGCGAACCAATATTCAGTTGTTAGTCGGCTGTTTAAAGCATCAGTATCGATTGAAGATTGCCATGAATGGTCAACGTTGCCTTGAACTCGCACAAAATCCACCCTTTCCAGATCTGATTTTGTTGGATGTCATCATGCCTGAGATGGATGGTTATGAAGTTTGCCGCCAGCTTAAAGATAACCCCAATACCAAAAATATTCCGATTATTTTTGTCACTGGTCGAAATTCAGATGAAGATGAGGAATTTGGCTTGCAGCTTGGGGCGGTCGATTATATCGCTAAACCTATTCGCCCCGCGATAGTGACTGCTAGGGTTTCGACTCAGATAAAGCTCAAATATCAAAGTGATGCCCTTCGTAATATGGCGATGCACGATCAATTGACTCAACTGTATAATCGCCACTTCTTAATCGAATCTGCAGCGAATAAATTGGCCCATGTTGATAGGCATGGTAACGAGCTGTCGCTGCTGATGATAGATATCGATTTTTTCAAACATATTAATGATCAATTCGGCCACCATGCTGGCGATCAAGTACTTAAGGCAATAGCCGAAATACTTAAAGAAGGTAATCGAAGGGAAGATGTGGTGGCTCGATTCGGTGGCGAGGAATTTGTGGTGCTACTGGAACATTGCTCCCTCAACTCAGCTATCGAGAAAGCCGAGTTATTAAGAGCAAAAATTGAAGCTTTAGCACCAATGGGGATAGAAGTTACTGCGAGTTTTGGCGTTGCAGAGTTAATGAAGCAGGAGCAAACATTTGTCGAATTGTTGTCCCGTGCCGATGCGGCGGTCTATCAGGCTAAAGAGCTGGGACGCAATCGAGTGGTGGCTGCTGAAAATGTATATGTTGAGCCTCATTTAGACAAAAAAATAGTGTGA
- a CDS encoding response regulator gives MEHEFTQAPMKDVNKLSSLSFNLTMWFLILSLLPLTIVAWFSYQQAKQSLVDAAEEELTQSSLLSVQSIESWFNYRMVDLNVEAESINAGLILNSLSEGKGSSGKPANEYVTSYDWTKRVDGLQNDLIVLSRQYDYISDIFLIDLDGDILYSVVSSDAKGKNVFSANLVDSQFTQSLKVTMDSGLAHFSGLERSPLSQGQITGFISAPVLDEFGGPIGAYVIELKFDKILNMLHSTISDSSSLTHYIIGQDGILRTPIKENWEQVLQRKINTRPFIAWQGRGANDGANDGANGKKSIAYEYIGPSGKEVIGLYHTVQLANIEWLLISEIDSEETLQASNWLRKVTLLLVLLTAMGVFLASVFIARKITRPVIKLADASRKVAAGEDLTRVDVKGENEIGLLANAFNHMLDAKARHEEALIKANSQVMEALDSLEEQKFALDQHAIVAVTDLKGTITYANEKFAEISGYKVNELVGQNHRILNSGFHPMEFFSGMYRTVSKGKVWHGEICNRNKRGEIYWVDTTIMALKDARNQPKSYIAIRADITKRKRNELEVKEALALMNATLESTDNGILVTSSDGEILRTNSQFSHLWGVAKELLDKGVNDRVILKQIRVQLKEPEIFLKRIEEIYEDRDLEAFDTISFIDGRVFERASSPMEIDGEYFGRVWSFRDITERTESQNALLLAKEEAELATKAKSEFLASMSHEIRTPMNGVIGMLGLLSNSKLTDYQNRRVNIAQSSAQSLLSLINDILDYSKIDAGKLELEQIDFNLRGLLGDFAEGIAHQAQDKNLELILDLKGVEQSMVTGDPSRLRQAITNLTGNAIKFTKQGEVVVRAELTPANEGQWWLTCSVSDTGIGIPADKIDSLFNSFSQVDASTTRKYGGTGLGLAIVQKISLLMGGDVSVSSVYGVGSCFEFKVLLGRSQKSTLVIPKVDINQLTLLVVDDNATNREVIREQLELWGATVIEACSGQEALDICAQRDTESDSPKLDVAFLDMQMAEMDGAELGQKLKADPRFSQIKLVMMTSMSQMGDASFFAKLGFSGYFPKPTTTSDLFDALNVVAEGGEALQNARPLVTHHYLQALHQAEESKIPRWPDDMRVLLVEDNYVNQLVAVGILEDFNLNVVVAENGLQAVNRLKNAVDMPFSLVLMDCLMPEMDGYQATSEIRGGNAGEENKDIAIVAMTANAMMGDREKCIDAGMNDYLPKPIDPDKLLDRLIHWLPQSESDETNLNLGGSDPDASSKASDSDICAIADTETDPVPAINIEEHKPVKESIKVDKAIWDKEALLKRSMGKESLFNAIVNLFIEDMPKRIVSLFEANEAGDLDQLRQISHTIKGVVANLSGSQLQECAARVEQAAKDHDLDRIRAELPELKSRYEELISVVKQHDEPQGEEIPLSYASDQMISDSLADISEKLAEGSYIDVEDFAHLKKVSERVELQKKFDLLLQLLADFEHEQACVCLSDLSIYLVDSDSSSSKGIVNG, from the coding sequence ATGGAACATGAATTCACACAAGCGCCGATGAAAGATGTAAACAAGTTAAGCTCGTTGAGCTTTAACCTGACAATGTGGTTCTTGATTTTATCCTTGCTACCTCTGACTATTGTTGCCTGGTTCAGTTATCAACAGGCCAAGCAAAGCTTAGTCGATGCCGCCGAGGAAGAGCTTACTCAGTCTTCGTTGCTGAGTGTCCAGTCCATCGAGAGCTGGTTTAATTATCGTATGGTGGATCTTAACGTCGAAGCCGAATCTATCAATGCGGGATTAATCTTGAATTCTCTTTCTGAAGGGAAAGGATCCAGCGGTAAACCTGCGAATGAATATGTCACTAGTTACGATTGGACCAAGCGAGTCGATGGACTGCAAAATGACCTTATCGTATTAAGTCGTCAGTATGATTATATCAGCGATATATTCTTGATTGATCTTGATGGTGACATTCTTTATTCCGTAGTCAGTAGTGATGCTAAAGGAAAAAATGTCTTCTCGGCCAATTTAGTGGACTCCCAGTTTACTCAGAGTTTAAAAGTGACCATGGACTCAGGTCTGGCTCACTTTTCTGGTCTGGAAAGGAGCCCATTGAGCCAAGGTCAAATAACAGGTTTTATTTCAGCTCCCGTTCTCGATGAATTTGGTGGTCCTATCGGAGCCTATGTTATCGAATTAAAGTTCGACAAAATATTGAATATGCTGCACTCGACAATATCAGATTCTAGTTCTCTAACTCATTACATCATTGGCCAAGATGGGATTCTCAGAACGCCAATAAAAGAAAATTGGGAGCAAGTATTACAGAGAAAAATTAATACTCGTCCCTTTATAGCCTGGCAGGGGAGAGGGGCTAATGATGGCGCTAATGATGGCGCTAATGGTAAAAAGAGTATTGCCTATGAATATATTGGCCCTTCTGGCAAAGAGGTCATTGGGCTTTACCATACGGTTCAGCTTGCCAACATAGAGTGGCTATTGATCAGTGAGATAGATAGTGAGGAGACGTTACAAGCTAGTAACTGGTTGAGAAAAGTCACCCTCTTATTAGTGTTGCTCACCGCGATGGGGGTGTTTCTTGCCTCGGTCTTTATTGCTCGAAAGATCACCCGACCTGTTATTAAGTTGGCTGATGCCAGTCGTAAAGTTGCCGCAGGGGAAGACCTGACTCGGGTCGATGTCAAAGGAGAGAATGAAATTGGCCTGTTAGCCAATGCTTTTAACCATATGCTTGATGCTAAAGCGCGTCATGAAGAGGCACTGATAAAGGCTAATAGTCAGGTTATGGAGGCGCTGGACTCTTTGGAGGAGCAGAAATTCGCCTTAGATCAGCATGCCATCGTTGCAGTGACTGATTTGAAAGGAACCATCACTTATGCCAATGAAAAATTTGCCGAGATCAGTGGTTATAAAGTCAACGAATTAGTGGGTCAGAATCATCGCATCCTTAACTCGGGCTTCCATCCTATGGAATTTTTTTCTGGAATGTATCGGACTGTGTCTAAAGGCAAGGTGTGGCATGGTGAGATCTGTAATCGCAATAAGCGTGGTGAGATCTATTGGGTCGATACCACCATCATGGCCCTAAAAGATGCCAGAAATCAGCCTAAGAGCTATATCGCTATTCGAGCCGATATCACAAAAAGAAAGCGTAATGAGTTGGAGGTCAAAGAAGCGTTGGCTCTGATGAATGCCACACTAGAGTCGACAGATAATGGTATCTTGGTGACCAGTAGTGATGGGGAGATTTTAAGAACTAATAGCCAGTTTTCACACCTCTGGGGAGTGGCCAAAGAGTTACTCGATAAAGGGGTTAATGACAGAGTCATACTAAAGCAAATTAGGGTGCAGTTAAAAGAGCCTGAAATCTTCCTTAAACGAATCGAAGAAATTTATGAGGATCGGGATTTAGAGGCATTTGATACCATCTCGTTTATTGATGGGCGTGTCTTCGAGCGTGCCTCCTCCCCCATGGAAATCGACGGTGAGTATTTTGGTCGTGTCTGGAGTTTTAGGGATATCACCGAGCGAACGGAAAGCCAAAATGCCCTGTTATTAGCGAAAGAGGAGGCCGAACTCGCCACCAAGGCGAAGAGTGAATTTTTAGCTAGCATGAGCCACGAAATCCGCACCCCCATGAATGGTGTCATAGGCATGTTGGGTCTGTTATCTAACTCTAAGTTAACTGATTATCAAAACCGCCGGGTCAATATCGCTCAGTCCAGTGCGCAATCTTTGCTTTCTCTTATTAACGATATATTAGATTATTCAAAAATCGATGCTGGTAAATTGGAGTTGGAACAGATTGATTTCAACTTGAGAGGATTGTTAGGCGACTTTGCCGAAGGTATTGCTCATCAGGCTCAGGATAAAAATCTGGAACTGATTTTAGATCTTAAAGGGGTCGAACAATCTATGGTTACCGGAGACCCTAGTAGGCTGCGTCAGGCGATCACTAATCTAACTGGTAATGCGATTAAGTTTACGAAACAAGGTGAGGTGGTAGTTAGGGCTGAGCTAACGCCTGCAAATGAGGGACAATGGTGGTTAACTTGCTCTGTGTCAGATACTGGGATAGGCATCCCCGCGGATAAAATTGATAGCTTATTTAATTCATTTAGTCAGGTAGATGCATCAACCACCCGAAAATATGGCGGTACGGGCCTAGGACTCGCCATAGTACAGAAGATATCGCTTCTGATGGGGGGGGATGTTTCTGTTAGCAGTGTCTATGGCGTAGGAAGTTGTTTCGAATTTAAGGTTTTACTGGGCAGGAGTCAGAAATCGACTTTAGTGATCCCTAAGGTCGATATCAACCAGCTTACCTTGCTGGTGGTCGATGACAATGCCACTAATCGTGAAGTGATTAGAGAACAACTTGAGCTATGGGGGGCGACAGTAATTGAAGCTTGTAGTGGCCAGGAGGCTCTGGATATATGTGCTCAAAGAGATACAGAGTCTGATAGTCCTAAATTAGACGTTGCCTTCTTAGACATGCAGATGGCGGAGATGGATGGCGCTGAGCTTGGACAGAAATTAAAAGCCGATCCCAGATTTTCTCAAATCAAGTTGGTGATGATGACCTCTATGTCTCAGATGGGAGATGCCAGTTTCTTCGCGAAACTAGGGTTCAGTGGTTACTTCCCTAAACCCACTACTACCTCAGATCTATTCGATGCACTCAACGTCGTCGCCGAAGGCGGTGAGGCACTCCAAAATGCTCGGCCTTTGGTGACTCATCATTATCTTCAGGCGCTACATCAGGCTGAAGAGTCCAAAATACCTAGATGGCCCGATGATATGCGTGTCCTCCTAGTTGAGGATAACTATGTCAATCAATTGGTGGCTGTGGGGATTTTAGAAGATTTTAACTTAAATGTGGTCGTCGCCGAGAATGGTTTACAAGCAGTAAATAGGCTGAAGAATGCAGTCGATATGCCTTTCTCCCTCGTCTTGATGGATTGTCTGATGCCAGAGATGGATGGTTATCAGGCCACGAGTGAGATCCGCGGTGGCAACGCGGGAGAAGAGAATAAGGACATCGCTATTGTCGCTATGACGGCGAATGCCATGATGGGAGACAGAGAGAAGTGCATAGATGCAGGGATGAATGATTATTTGCCCAAACCCATAGATCCGGATAAGTTACTCGACAGGTTGATTCACTGGCTCCCTCAATCTGAGTCTGATGAAACAAATCTCAATTTAGGGGGCTCTGATCCGGATGCGTCTAGTAAGGCATCTGATTCTGATATCTGCGCAATAGCTGACACTGAAACGGACCCAGTGCCAGCTATAAATATTGAGGAACATAAGCCAGTTAAAGAGTCCATTAAAGTCGATAAGGCGATTTGGGATAAAGAGGCACTATTAAAGCGTTCCATGGGTAAAGAGTCTTTGTTTAATGCCATAGTGAATCTGTTTATAGAGGATATGCCTAAGCGTATCGTGTCCCTGTTTGAGGCCAATGAAGCTGGTGATTTAGATCAATTACGTCAAATCTCTCATACAATAAAAGGTGTCGTTGCAAATTTAAGCGGTAGCCAACTTCAAGAATGTGCAGCAAGGGTAGAACAAGCGGCAAAAGATCATGACCTAGATAGAATTCGAGCCGAGCTCCCCGAGTTAAAGAGTCGATATGAAGAGCTGATCTCAGTGGTGAAACAGCACGATGAACCTCAGGGAGAAGAGATCCCACTGAGCTATGCAAGTGACCAGATGATTTCAGACAGTTTAGCGGATATCTCTGAAAAACTCGCTGAAGGTAGCTATATAGATGTAGAGGATTTTGCTCACCTTAAAAAAGTCAGTGAACGAGTCGAGCTACAGAAGAAGTTTGATCTCTTATTGCAACTGCTGGCGGATTTCGAACATGAGCAAGCCTGTGTGTGCTTGAGTGACCTCTCTATTTATCTTGTCGATAGTGATTCCAGTTCATCTAAGGGGATAGTCAATGGCTGA
- a CDS encoding ABC transporter substrate-binding protein, translating into MSASVRSPHRFITYLAFVITLFFVLAVSASAHGADKKVIKALYIPLADHYASIVAYERYREQMKYADYQIEQMKNWDLLRAYFQSGEVDMAYVMSPLAMDMFSEKPHFRWIGLMHRDGNALAINDLLNEQVKLSAVRHERKPDDKVAKALKQVFESTGRATEIGMPHLLATHTVVLYRYLKEHGLTMSLTPNSDTDVLAIAVAPPKSPSFIKSKSNRAQAAAFEQSLPWADVVETGGFGHVAWYSKDVMPWEHGHVECIALATDSAIKDKRRAVHEVMDYIHKAGEDIEIARAQGGEALEEIVKLVRKHIPAHTRDAIIASLDPDLRVINYQNLNVDKPGLKLIMDLAVEGGIIKNAIDIEDFADEDFSRNDLAGMSQVQLNR; encoded by the coding sequence ATGTCAGCTAGTGTTCGTTCGCCGCATCGATTTATTACCTATTTAGCATTTGTTATTACACTATTTTTTGTCTTAGCTGTCTCAGCTAGCGCCCATGGTGCCGATAAAAAAGTGATAAAGGCATTGTACATTCCTCTCGCTGATCATTACGCATCGATTGTGGCTTATGAACGCTATCGTGAACAGATGAAATACGCCGATTATCAGATAGAACAGATGAAAAACTGGGATCTATTGCGTGCGTATTTTCAATCCGGAGAGGTTGATATGGCTTATGTGATGAGCCCTTTGGCGATGGACATGTTCAGCGAAAAACCGCATTTTAGATGGATAGGCTTGATGCATCGAGATGGAAATGCATTGGCAATAAATGACCTGCTAAATGAACAGGTCAAGCTTTCAGCAGTGAGGCATGAAAGAAAACCCGATGACAAGGTCGCCAAGGCATTGAAGCAAGTATTCGAGTCCACGGGCCGTGCAACCGAAATCGGCATGCCTCATCTTTTGGCGACCCATACCGTTGTGCTATATCGCTATTTAAAAGAGCATGGACTCACCATGAGTTTAACGCCAAATTCAGACACTGATGTGCTGGCGATTGCCGTCGCGCCGCCTAAATCACCCAGTTTTATTAAGAGCAAGAGCAATAGAGCCCAAGCTGCCGCTTTTGAGCAGTCTTTACCTTGGGCCGATGTGGTTGAAACTGGAGGTTTTGGCCATGTGGCCTGGTATTCAAAAGATGTGATGCCGTGGGAGCATGGTCATGTGGAATGCATCGCCTTGGCGACCGATAGTGCGATTAAAGATAAGCGTCGGGCTGTTCATGAAGTGATGGATTATATTCATAAGGCCGGAGAGGATATCGAGATTGCTCGTGCTCAAGGGGGAGAAGCGCTGGAAGAGATTGTTAAATTAGTGCGTAAGCATATACCTGCCCATACCCGAGATGCCATTATTGCGAGTCTTGATCCCGATTTGAGAGTGATTAATTATCAAAATCTGAATGTGGATAAACCCGGTCTGAAATTAATCATGGATCTGGCGGTTGAGGGAGGCATCATAAAAAATGCTATCGATATAGAAGACTTTGCAGATGAAGATTTTAGCCGCAATGACTTAGCCGGAATGAGCCAGGTGCAATTGAATCGCTAG
- a CDS encoding outer membrane beta-barrel protein, with the protein MKKLVVACALTSMIALSATANASEFTINPLVGASHSKASGTNLALGLEAGYSDFIFGYTYTGDKNETSSNYAFFDTEIHDSALNINTYDNDKFKAHSLYVGYQFDLGAGHLAVKAGVELSKYSRSMGVNLSEINQGGNAGHKAGLGITGTSNYEYSPMVGVGYYMNSGLNFNLHYTFQDGKRDMNISAHGYNDNESKSEAITRAKKAVSNRDFGAVMFTVGYRF; encoded by the coding sequence ATGAAAAAACTAGTAGTAGCATGCGCTTTAACATCTATGATAGCCCTTTCAGCAACGGCTAATGCCAGCGAGTTCACTATCAACCCTTTGGTAGGGGCATCGCATAGCAAAGCATCGGGTACAAACTTAGCATTAGGGCTAGAAGCTGGTTATAGCGACTTCATTTTTGGTTATACCTATACAGGTGATAAGAATGAAACCAGTTCAAATTATGCTTTCTTCGATACAGAGATCCATGATTCTGCTCTGAATATAAATACCTACGACAATGACAAGTTTAAGGCTCACTCTTTATACGTTGGCTATCAGTTCGATTTAGGTGCCGGTCACTTAGCTGTTAAAGCGGGCGTTGAGCTATCTAAGTACAGTCGTAGTATGGGCGTTAACTTGAGTGAAATTAACCAAGGTGGTAATGCTGGCCACAAAGCGGGTCTTGGTATTACTGGGACTAGTAATTATGAATACAGCCCTATGGTAGGTGTTGGTTATTATATGAACAGCGGTCTTAACTTTAACCTTCATTACACTTTCCAGGATGGTAAGCGTGACATGAATATATCTGCTCATGGCTATAATGATAATGAGAGTAAGTCAGAAGCTATTACACGAGCTAAGAAGGCTGTGTCAAACAGAGACTTTGGTGCAGTGATGTTCACTGTCGGCTACCGTTTCTAA